The sequence below is a genomic window from Lolium perenne isolate Kyuss_39 chromosome 4, Kyuss_2.0, whole genome shotgun sequence.
AAATCAAGACAAACTGGATACCCATATTTTTGATCTATACATTGAGTATGTGTGCTTTCCTTTGTCACCAGGATTGATTAGTTGGTCTTCCTGGAGATATTTTTTTTACTTATTTTCTGCTGCAAATTTGTGCACATAGGGATCTTTGGAAGCACATAGATGAAGACAAGAAAAGTTCTTATGCATATTTGGATTCCTTATGGTTTAACAGTTATATTAACGCGAGCGACGAAAAGAAATCAAAAATTCTTAAATGGACGAAGTCTCTGAAAATATTTTCAAGACAATACGTGTTTGTCCCTATTGCTTGTTGGTAGGTTAATCTTATTTATACCTTAGGCATGAACTTCTTTGGTTGCCAAAGAGAGACGAAATTAACTTTCCTGACTACAGGGGACACTGGAGCCTCCTTGTCTTGTGCCACTTTGATGAGACAGACTGCTCAGATACTAAAAAAGGACCACGCATGCTTCTGCTGGATTCACTTAATCAAACAGATCCGACAAGGTTGCAATCAGATATCAGAAGGTGTGATCCCTTTGTCCCTTCCTTTCAAATCTCCAAGATACTTATAATACTGATCTGAATGATAATACATATGTTATGCTATGGTAATGGTCATGTGACTGACCATTTGTTTGGTAAAGTAGATGATTCAAAAAATAGAAACAAGATGCTGCCAGATGACGTATGTACCAAATAGGTGATTCAAGCCAGTGGGCTAGTCCAGTCAGTAAGTATTTACATATATCATCGAACTGTCAGAGGATCAACAACTAGCAAAAGACCTCCCATCAAATTCAACTTTACTACAGCATATCACAAATTATCTGACAGTTGCCATACATAGTTATTGGTTCTGATGGTTTCGGCATTTAGCAATCCTTGCTATTTGTCCGGGAAGAATTTAGTCTATTTTCGTGGAAATGAATGACTTCAACTGTATTACCTCTGTTCGACAATGTAAGATGTTTTGGTAGGCTATTTTAGCCTCCgaaaacatcttatatttaaaAACTGAGGTATTACATATCTATGCTTGTGAGAAATGGCAAAACTGTATCATGCTAAGAGCTCTAGAATCCGATGGTTTCTTTAGCTTTTCTTTTCTGGTATGCCAGATTCATTCGAGGTATTTATGAAACGGAAGAACGGGAAGAAAGCGTGCACTTTATAAACAAAATCCGTCTTGAGTTTCCCAAGGTATGATGGTTAATATCAAGCGTACTGGTCACCAGTTGATAATTCTTTTTTGAATCTGGAGTTTTTGACATGGTCCATAAACAACTGTGCAGGTGCCACAGCAAAATGGGGAGGAATGTGGTATATATGTTCTGTACTTCATCCACTGTTTTCTTCACAGCAAAAAATTGGCAGAGGTTCTTGAAAACAAAAAACTGGATGAAAACTTCGGCCAGCTGGTGTGTCATATTGTTATGCATTTTCCTTCTTCATACTATTCTACCTATCAAATGCTATGCTAATTAGTTTGATCTCTATGAATAGTTTCATGATGGCTCATTTGAACCAGAAGAATTTGAGAACTTCCGCAAGGATGTTCATTCATTTCAAGTGTATGTTTTCCAGGTTATGTTGTATTTATTCCATGCATGTCAAATTTAGTGCTCTCACTGTATTTTTTTTTGTATGATTCTGCAGGAAAAGGAGTACCGCAGTTGAAGATCAGGATTGATCGTAACATTGCAATGcatatatgtagttaattattacgAGACAATCGAAAGTTTTAACTTCCCTGGTGGCAAATTCGGAGAAAGTTTGAAGGTTCTGGAGAAAGCTGGTGATAATATATACAGCTTATGTAGCTTAGTGGAAGTTAACTGTTTGTCCGAACATCGAGCTTCATGTCAGTTAGCATCTAATTACGCGCATGGTATGCGTAGATGCTTCCTTTTTAGCATTTTTAGAGGGTGTTTTATGATCTGTATTTTGGGGTGTTCAAATCCGATTTAGATGCAAACCGTGGAAATGGCCATAAACTGCTGTagttcatttttctttcgatgaATCTAATCACTCCGGCAAAGCTTGTGCAAACAATTGGCATATGGTTTCTATGGATTCAGCTCAACCCGTCTTTGATCACCCCTGTTTGTATTAGTATCCGTATTGGCATTTTTTTCAGGTCTGTTAGACAATCTTATGTACTCCACTTGATATCGGTAATGCCACAGCCAAGAGGGTTGTTCCCCTGCTGAGTCTGCCTCATGTAGGGAAACGGTGCACCTGAGGTGTCCAGCTAGAAATGTGAGCTATGCAATGGCCCGCATGACTGCTGCATATTACCAGAAGCAAACTTGGAACATGAGTAAGTTGAACCAGTCAGTTTGCCTCAACAAGAGAGGAACCACATATGACATAAGTGGCAAAAAATGACATTAAAATGCAAGAGTTTAAGATACTCATTCTGGTTTCACTATGGCAAACACTGGGGTTTCATATGATTGTGCATCTGTGTGGGTTGACAATTGGCATATATACCTTGACTTGCTGTTGCAACAGTTGCACATATTCTATGATTTTGTTGAGCATGACAGCCTTGCCTACCACCTGAAAAAGGCATCATTTTCTCGATTTTAACTATGTGCATACCAAGTTCTAAAGCTAAGCTACTTGATCAAGAGACAGCTATTGCCATGATATTTCTTTTTGCTGTTATGCCTTGTTGCAACCTGCCACAAGATCGAGCAGCAGCTTCATCCTCTGGCTGATAGTATTCTCTCTTCTCATCTGACcaagagaagagaaaggaaaataAGTTCTACAGAAGAAATGATCCATGGCGTACTCACAGCGACTCCACACACGCCCATTGGTAGGTTTGATTCATTGGATGCATACATGCATAGCTAAGTGCATGTACCGTTTATCACTTCACATGAGCACATGAGGAATTAGATATATGGATCTCAATTTCGTAACCATGAAGATATTCACATGAGAGCTGACCGTCCACGCTCCCAGCCACCCTTTGTAGGCACTAAGCTTTTGCATTACTAAGGAGAAGGGTTGTCACTGGATCGCTTGAGTCACTCAGTTTGACACATGGAGAGGAGCCTTTGCCCTCTTCTTGCCAACGGTGAGGCACCATCAAACAACACCCATGCACCAGTAAGCAGTGAGCTAAGACAAGGCAAAGTCTTTTTTAATGTTTCTCTTTCCTCCATATCATCAATTATCCTACGTGACATCGCTAAGATataaccattgtacatgccctaagtagGGGTTCCCCATTTTTAGGCATGTTGTATGCCCATCTCCTGCATAACACTATCAGGATTATCCACTTGATGCATTGGAATGGTTTCAGCAGTCTTAAGTATATTTTTGTATCAATAGTCTTGAGGTAGGAGAAAGGTGAATGTTTGAGCCACTCTGACCACAGTCCACATACCAGAGGCAGGCATATTTCTTCACCTATTTGCACCGTAGAAGGAAAAGAAGGTGAATGCTTGAGGCACAGAGCTGGGTCATCTGACGAGTTTGTCACGGGATCGATCAGATCTGATCGATCAGAACTGTCGTACAGAACGGCTTTGTCTCGCACCGCTTACCGCTCACATTTAAAACTGAAACCGGGTCAGCAGCACCCACAGAGGAGTCAAAATCCAAAATAGCTGCAGAAAAGGGGGCAAGCAAGAAAGAGGCGTCCCCTCTCCCCCAAAATCGAGCTCGCCGTCGCCCAAATCAACCAGATCGCTCTCCGCTCTGGAGCGCCCGCCGCCATGCTTCGCCGCAGCAGCCGTAACCCCAGCCGCAGCAGCCGCAGCCAGGTGTTCGTCGACCTGGACAGCGACGACAGCGACGGCGAGGGTGAGCCTCCCATTTTCTATTCTCGAACGATTAAGCATGTCCTCGTGATTATTGGTATGCCTGTTGCCGTGATGCGTACATATATTGGAATACTCGTTCTTCAGTTTGGGTTTAGACTGTTGCTCGATCCTTGTGTAATAATTTCATAAATGTGGAGATGCTTTCTGGGTTAATTTCGTGCTTGGAAACTGCTTTACTATCGTGCTTGTCCTGGTATAAATCTCGCTTACAATTAAATGGTTGCTTCTTTGCTAGCTTCTTGGAGTCTTGGTAATAGGGCAGGGCTGTCGCCTCTGCATTCTAGATACCCATACAGATGATGTGATTCCGTAAATCAAGGACATTTAGTGGTCTAGATCTGTAAGGACTAGTATCTGCATCCAAATCAAGGCACTCAAGCTTTGTATGCATATGCACTGGATTTTTGAATGGGGCTGTGCTTCCAGTGCACCATTTTGGTGGCTTCATGCGTCATACCTGTTTTGAAGGCTGTCTTCAAAGATGGCAGTCTGCTCTCCCAGGTGAATGCCTCTGGCCTTCGCTTGTTCGATCTGGCTTTGATCCTTGTAGCTAGCTCCGCAGGTGTTTTGGCTTTTAATTTCGCTTGTCATTATGGTTTGTTCTGCCGAAGCTGGACACGTTTTTCCTCTATGCTTTGCGTGATCGTAACTTAGCTTACATCTATGCTTATGCAGCATAGATTATTATCTCTTTGGGTTAGGAGTAATTTTCCTCACCATTCATAAACCATAGttgtgcctttttctttgaaaggaGCACAGCTGCCCACTCTTTTTATGCTCGGTTAATGTGGCCATTCATTGTTAACTATGCCAGATGCGTATTCTGCATCTTATTTTGTTTAATTAAGCTCACCCCCAAAAGATAATTTTGAAGTTGATGTCCTAAAGGAGTAGATTTTTTCTTTTGGTCTAGTAGATATGTATCTGTATCTTGATTTCTATGTAATTTCTATTTTTGCATGTGTAGAGTGCAAAAGCAAGCGCTCTCGACCAAGCAGAAGGGAAACCGTGGAGACATCAGAGAGCCCCCAAAATGTATTACCCTCCTGTGGTGATGACCTTCTCCCAAAAAGAAGTTCAAAGCGCATCACAAATAGCAGGATGGCCAAAACGAACACAAACAAGTTGGATACCGATATTTTTGAATTGTACATGGAGTATGTCCTGCTTTtgactacttcttcttcttctttcaatgCTTGGTTTTCTTATTTGATGCTATAACTTTGTGCATAGGGTTCTTTGGAAGCGAATAGACGAAGATAAGAAGAGTGCATATGCATACTTTGATTCGCTATGGTTTAACATGTACAACAGCGGGAATAATAAATCAAACGTCCTTAAGTGGATAAAGGCTAAGAAGATATTCTTAAAAAAATATGTTTTTGTCCCTATTGTCTGTTGGTAGGTCAATTACTCTCCTTATTACTTTGTGAATTGACCTATTTTTCTTTTCCAATAATATAGTCTCATATTTGCATTTTCTTCACCATAGGGGACACTGGAACCTCCTTGTCTTATTCAATtttggcgagacaaactactcggATACTAAGAAAAAACCACGTATGCTTCTGCTGGATTCACTCAAAACAACAAATCCTATAAAGTTGCGATCAGCTATCGAAAGGTCTGATTCCTTTATGTCCCTTTTTGTGGGCCTTCAAAGTGATCATAGTAGCGCTCTGTTTGTAGACATGATTTACACTTCACATATCACATAGTAGGCAACCTTGTGTTATGCTTTAAATATCGTAGTTTTATTTTGTATTCTTCACCGGCATTACCAGATTGGTTGTTGATATTTTAAAAACTGAAGAGCGGCAAGACAGCGAGCAGTTCATAAACGAAGTCCACCTTGAGTTTCCTGAGGTATGTTAGTTAACATCTCAAATTCATTATTCACATCTACATCATTGCTTCTGATTTTAATTTCTCATCGTGGCACATTGGTACTTAAACAACTTTGCAGGTGCCACAGCAAACTGGGGATGAATGTGGCATATATGTTCTTTTCTTCATCTACTGTTTTCTTCTAAACGAAAAACTGGGAGAAGATTTCAGCCAGCTGGTGCATCACATTTTCAACCTTTTCTAGACTTCCCTACGTGTAACTTTTTTTTTTACTAATATTACTTCATCTCTATGATTTAGTCCAAGGACGTCATGTTCAATTCAGAGGAACTAGAAAAATTCCAGAAGGACATTGACTCATTTCAAGCGTATGTTTCTGGTGCTGTCTTTATTCTCTGCAAGTTCAACCGTAATCTTGTTGCCCTTTTTATCCGTCTGCAGGAATAGAAATGTATTACCCTCGTGCAAGCCCTCTTTTGATGATGATGACCACCTCTCAGAAAGAAGTTCAAAGCACATTGCAAATAGCAGGAGGGGCAAAACGAAAGAAGACAAGTTCGATACTGATATTTTTGAATTGTACATGGAGTATGTCTTGctattttctttcttttcttattTTTTCAACACTACTTTTTCTTATTTGCTCCTATAACTTTGTGCATAGGGATCTTTGGAAACGAATAGATGAAGATAAGAAGAGTGCATATGCATACTTTGATTCAATATGGTTTTACATGTATAAAAGCGGGGATAATAAACCAAACATCCTTAAGTGGATAAAGGCTAAGAAGATATTCTCAAGACAATATGTTTTTGTCCCTATTGTCTGTTGGTAGGTATACTCGTTAATACTTTGTGAAGTGACCTATTTTGCTTGTCCAATATGGTATCATACTTGCACTTTCTTCAACATAGGGGACACTGGAACCTTCTTGTCTTATGCAATTTCGGAGAGACAAACTACTCGGATACTAAGAAAAAGCCTCGTATGCTTCTGTTGGATTCACTCAAAACAACAGATCTGGCAAATCTGCCATCAACCATCAAAAGGTCTGATTCCTCTATATCTCTTTTTGTAGGCCTCTAAAATAAACATGGACGCGGTGATTTTGCTGACATGATTTACACTTGCCATAGCAATTAGTAGTAGTTGGCAAGCTTGTGTTATACTACTACTTAGAATATCAcggttttattttgttttcttcaCCTGTATTACCAGATTCATTGTTGATATTTTAAAATCTGAAGAGCGGCCAGACATCGAGCAGTTTATAAATGAAGTCCATCTTGAATTTCCTGAGGTATATGATTTAACATCTTGAAGTTATAT
It includes:
- the LOC127294090 gene encoding probable ubiquitin-like-specific protease 2B isoform X1 — protein: MPRRSHCQSNAPIDLDGDDECKSKRSRTSRAPTAKSSNRIASSKRDKTNQDKLDTHIFDLYIEDLWKHIDEDKKSSYAYLDSLWFNSYINASDEKKSKILKWTKSLKIFSRQYVFVPIACWGHWSLLVLCHFDETDCSDTKKGPRMLLLDSLNQTDPTRLQSDIRRFIRGIYETEEREESVHFINKIRLEFPKVPQQNGEECGIYVLYFIHCFLHSKKLAEVLENKKLDENFGQLFHDGSFEPEEFENFRKDVHSFQVKRSTAVEDQD
- the LOC127294090 gene encoding uncharacterized protein isoform X2, giving the protein MPRRSHCQSNAPIDLDGDDECKSKRSRTSRAPTAKSSNRIASSKRDKTNQDKLDTHIFDLYIEGHWSLLVLCHFDETDCSDTKKGPRMLLLDSLNQTDPTRLQSDIRRFIRGIYETEEREESVHFINKIRLEFPKVPQQNGEECGIYVLYFIHCFLHSKKLAEVLENKKLDENFGQLFHDGSFEPEEFENFRKDVHSFQVKRSTAVEDQD
- the LOC127294091 gene encoding uncharacterized protein isoform X1; amino-acid sequence: MLRRSSRNPSRSSRSQVFVDLDSDDSDGEECKSKRSRPSRRETVETSESPQNVLPSCGDDLLPKRSSKRITNSRMAKTNTNKLDTDIFELYMEVLWKRIDEDKKSAYAYFDSLWFNMYNSGNNKSNVLKWIKAKKIFLKKYVFVPIVCWGHWNLLVLFNFGETNYSDTKKKPRMLLLDSLKTTNPIKLRSAIERLVVDILKTEERQDSEQFINEVHLEFPEVPQQTGDECGIYVLFFIYCFLLNEKLGEDFSQLSKDVMFNSEELEKFQKDIDSFQANRNVLPSCKPSFDDDDHLSERSSKHIANSRRGKTKEDKFDTDIFELYMEDLWKRIDEDKKSAYAYFDSIWFYMYKSGDNKPNILKWIKAKKIFSRQYVFVPIVCWGHWNLLVLCNFGETNYSDTKKKPRMLLLDSLKTTDLANLPSTIKRFIVDILKSEERPDIEQFINEVHLEFPEVPRQTGDDSGIYVLFFIHCFLQNEKPGEDFSQLPKDVMFNSEELGNFQKDIGSFRANRNTEVED
- the LOC127294091 gene encoding uncharacterized protein isoform X2, which codes for MLRRSSRNPSRSSRSQVFVDLDSDDSDGEECKSKRSRPSRRETVETSESPQNVLPSCGDDLLPKRSSKRITNSRMAKTNTNKVLWKRIDEDKKSAYAYFDSLWFNMYNSGNNKSNVLKWIKAKKIFLKKYVFVPIVCWGHWNLLVLFNFGETNYSDTKKKPRMLLLDSLKTTNPIKLRSAIERLVVDILKTEERQDSEQFINEVHLEFPEVPQQTGDECGIYVLFFIYCFLLNEKLGEDFSQLSKDVMFNSEELEKFQKDIDSFQANRNVLPSCKPSFDDDDHLSERSSKHIANSRRGKTKEDKFDTDIFELYMEDLWKRIDEDKKSAYAYFDSIWFYMYKSGDNKPNILKWIKAKKIFSRQYVFVPIVCWGHWNLLVLCNFGETNYSDTKKKPRMLLLDSLKTTDLANLPSTIKRFIVDILKSEERPDIEQFINEVHLEFPEVPRQTGDDSGIYVLFFIHCFLQNEKPGEDFSQLPKDVMFNSEELGNFQKDIGSFRANRNTEVED